Proteins from one Ascaphus truei isolate aAscTru1 chromosome 19, aAscTru1.hap1, whole genome shotgun sequence genomic window:
- the ST3GAL2 gene encoding CMP-N-acetylneuraminate-beta-galactosamide-alpha-2,3-sialyltransferase 2 — protein sequence MVCIRMRCSLRVWLLSTCIFLFIMSLIFTYSHNGTDAPVYSELIGWASAEGHPVRLVPGYPGVRHRPPPPRLPKNCLCRHCLRQPGFSTWFDSHYDAAISPMWTLENKELSPDVQRWWMMLQPQFRSQNTAEILSQLFQIIPGQNPYKQPDLLTCRRCAVVGNSGNLRGSGYGKDIDGHHFIMRMNQAPTLGFETDVGAQTTHHFMYPESAKNLPANISFVLVPFKALDLLWITSALSTGQIRFTYAPVKAFLRVDKEKVQIYNPAFFKYIHDRWTEHHGRYPSTGMLVLFFALHVCDEVNVYGFGADRRGNWHHYWENNRYAGEFRKTGVHDADFEAQIVDTLAREDKIKVYRST from the exons ATGGTCTGCATCAGGATGAGGTGCTCCCTGCGAGTATGGCTCCTCAGTACCTGCATCTTCCTCTTCATCATGTCCCTCATCTTCACCTACTCTCACAATGGCACAGATGCCCCAGTGTATTCCGAGTTAATCGGCTGGGCATCTGCTGAGGGGCACCCGGTCAGACTCGTGCCAGGCTACCCTGGGGTGAGGCACcggccccctcctccccgcctgCCTAAGAACTGCTTGTGTCGGCACTGCCTGCGGCAGCCGGGGTTCTCTACCTGGTTTGACAGTCACTACGACGCAGCCATCTCTCCCATGTGGACCCTGGAGAATAAGGAGCTGTCACCGGACGTCCAGCGCTGGTGGATG ATGCTCCAGCCGCAGTTCAGGTCACAGAACACCGCGGAGATCCTGTCTCAGTTGTTCCAAATTATCCCGGGTCAGAATCCCTACAAGCAGCCGGACCTGCTGACCTGTCGGCGCTGTGCTGTGGTTGGCAACTCCGGTAACCTGCGAGGCTCCGGCTACGGGAAAGATATTGATGGCCACCACTTTATCATGAG GATGAACCAGGCACCCACGCTGGGGTTTGAGACGGACGTCGGTGCCCAGACCACGCATCACTTCATGTACCCGGAAAGTGCCAAAAACCTACCAGCCAACATCAGCTTTGTGCTGGTGCCATTCAAAGCCCTGGACCTTCTTTGGATCACCAGCGCCCTCTCAACGGGGCAGATCCGGTT CACGTACGCTCCGGTGAAAGCCTTCCTGCGCGTAGACAAGGAGAAG gtgcagATCTATAATCCAGCTTTCTTTAAATACATCCATGACCGCTGGACCGAGCATCACGGCCGTTACCCCTCCACCGGGATGCTGGTCCTCTTCTTTGCTCTGCACGTCTGTGACGAA GTGAATGTTTATGGCTTCGGCGCAGACCGGCGGGGCAACTGGCACCACTACTGGGAAAATAACCGCTACGCCGGCGAGTTCCGCAAAACCGGAGTGCACGACGCAGACTTCGAGGCACAAATCGTCGACACACTCGCCAGGGAGGACAAAATCAAGGTGTATCGCAGCACATGA